A window of the Mesorhizobium opportunistum WSM2075 genome harbors these coding sequences:
- a CDS encoding LacI family DNA-binding transcriptional regulator, which produces MASSIHDLARHLNISIGTVSRALNGRADVNADTRQRVLEAAKKLNYSPNQSGRSLRQGATHSIAFMLQPHPGDQQYGEPFFIPFLIGLQAKLAEHGLDLMVVMGEPGQYQQERLRRVVETRLVDAVVLANTRREDDRIDYLSKAGFPFVTLGRSQSGGDTYPSLDIDFERAGDEAVDRLVARGHRRIAAIRPSLDLNFGYLFLDGYRKALKRHGIEIDPDLIADGFINEAGGYQVTPQVMRSKDPPTAIIFNNDAMALGGCKALAEMGIKPGHDMAVIVIVDTPLCRYFSPTLTAFRPALEAMGRRLAEMLLASLPAFAGPEGPRIIREVWPLELIARDSD; this is translated from the coding sequence TTGGCATCCAGCATTCATGACCTTGCCCGTCACCTGAACATTTCGATCGGCACCGTGTCGCGGGCGCTGAACGGCCGTGCCGATGTCAATGCCGACACACGCCAGCGCGTGCTCGAAGCCGCCAAGAAGCTGAATTATTCCCCGAACCAGTCGGGCCGGAGTCTGCGGCAAGGCGCCACCCATTCGATCGCCTTCATGCTGCAGCCGCATCCGGGCGACCAGCAATATGGCGAACCCTTCTTCATCCCGTTCCTGATCGGACTGCAGGCGAAGCTCGCCGAGCATGGCCTCGATCTGATGGTCGTCATGGGTGAGCCCGGCCAATATCAGCAGGAGCGGTTGCGCCGCGTGGTTGAGACGCGCTTGGTCGATGCGGTCGTGTTGGCCAATACACGAAGGGAAGACGATCGGATTGATTATCTCAGCAAGGCAGGCTTTCCCTTCGTCACGCTTGGCCGAAGTCAGTCCGGTGGCGACACCTATCCTTCTCTCGATATTGATTTCGAGAGGGCGGGTGATGAAGCCGTCGACCGCCTGGTGGCGCGTGGACACCGGCGCATTGCCGCCATCCGCCCTTCACTTGATCTCAACTTCGGCTACCTGTTTCTCGACGGCTACCGCAAGGCGCTGAAGCGGCACGGCATCGAGATCGACCCCGACCTGATCGCCGACGGCTTCATCAACGAGGCCGGCGGCTACCAGGTGACGCCGCAAGTCATGCGCTCCAAGGACCCACCGACGGCCATCATCTTCAACAATGACGCGATGGCGCTTGGCGGCTGCAAGGCGCTGGCCGAGATGGGAATCAAGCCGGGCCATGACATGGCCGTGATCGTCATCGTCGACACGCCGCTCTGCCGCTACTTCTCGCCGACGCTGACCGCCTTCCGTCCGGCACTGGAGGCAATGGGCCGGCGGCTGGCGGAAATGCTGCTGGCCTCGCTCCCCGCCTTCGCCGGCCCCGAAGGCCCGCGCATCATCCGTGAGGTCTGGCCGCTGGAGCTGATCGCGCGCGACAGCGATTGA
- a CDS encoding Gfo/Idh/MocA family protein, whose amino-acid sequence MMKAVLVGCGAMSRQWLDAARQIDGLAIVGLVDLDAERAKARAGEYDLTSAVIGTSLDAVLEQTKPDAVFDVVVPAARRDVAFAAFAHNCHLLTEKPLADSPQNARAIIEAAKQAGRVHAVVQNRRYVANVRRIRRFLQSGAIGNPTSIHADFFIGPHFGGFREEMAHVLLLDMAIHTFDAARYMVAGEPAGVHCQEWEPANSWYRQGSSASAVFDLGGGKVFTYAGSWCAAGFRTSWEGSWRIVAERGSLIWDGHDVLKAEMVVPGRDGLLDKTEPVEVPPLDPADRIGGHLGIIRDFMHAIETGTEPETHGADNIKSLAMVFGAIESAETGRRVAIAEEAQ is encoded by the coding sequence ATGATGAAAGCCGTCCTCGTCGGCTGTGGTGCGATGAGCAGACAGTGGCTCGATGCCGCGAGGCAGATCGACGGGCTTGCCATTGTCGGGCTTGTCGACCTCGACGCCGAACGGGCGAAGGCGAGGGCGGGCGAATACGATCTCACCAGCGCCGTCATCGGCACCAGCCTCGACGCGGTGCTCGAGCAGACAAAGCCTGATGCGGTGTTCGATGTCGTTGTCCCCGCAGCCCGGCGCGATGTCGCTTTTGCCGCCTTTGCGCATAATTGCCATCTCTTGACCGAGAAGCCGCTGGCCGACAGTCCGCAGAACGCCCGCGCCATCATCGAGGCAGCCAAACAGGCAGGACGCGTTCACGCCGTCGTGCAGAACCGCCGTTACGTCGCCAATGTCAGGCGCATCCGGCGGTTTCTTCAGTCGGGCGCCATCGGCAATCCGACCAGCATCCATGCCGACTTCTTCATCGGGCCGCATTTCGGCGGCTTTCGCGAGGAGATGGCGCATGTGCTGCTGCTCGACATGGCGATCCACACATTCGACGCGGCCCGCTACATGGTCGCCGGCGAGCCGGCCGGCGTCCATTGCCAGGAATGGGAGCCGGCCAATTCCTGGTACCGGCAGGGCTCGTCGGCCAGCGCCGTCTTCGACCTCGGCGGCGGCAAGGTCTTCACCTATGCCGGCTCCTGGTGCGCCGCCGGTTTCCGCACCAGCTGGGAGGGCAGCTGGCGCATCGTCGCCGAACGCGGCAGCCTCATCTGGGATGGCCACGATGTGCTGAAGGCTGAAATGGTGGTCCCGGGCCGTGATGGGCTGCTGGACAAGACCGAGCCGGTCGAGGTTCCGCCGCTCGATCCCGCCGACCGCATCGGCGGCCATCTCGGCATCATCAGGGATTTCATGCACGCCATCGAGACCGGCACCGAGCCGGAGACGCATGGTGCCGACAACATCAAGAGCCTGGCCATGGTTTTCGGCGCCATCGAAAGCGCCGAGACTGGTCGGCGCGTCGCCATCGCAGAGGAAGCACAGTGA
- a CDS encoding sugar phosphate isomerase/epimerase family protein: protein MPNPLLDIRIGTMVRANLDDPAAYIRQILPLGFESIQPFFWQTLGGKDLPRLAGQIREAIGDADVSVSTLGVFGNPLESGEVDRGVLEAWETVIDNAHLFGASTVSGFTGRIRGKKLTDSLPRFREVWGPLAKRAADKGVRIAFENCAMDGNWAAGDWNIAHNPDAWELMFNELPDDNLGLEWEPCHQLVYLIDPIPQIRKWAPRIFHVHGKDATVRWDVIREHGVFGRLPFVQMRTPGFGDSDWTRVISELRLAGYKGAIDIEGWHDPVYRGDLEITGQARALEYLKQCRGGPSYLPNPM, encoded by the coding sequence ATGCCCAACCCGCTTCTCGACATCCGGATCGGCACCATGGTGCGGGCCAATCTCGACGATCCGGCTGCCTATATCAGGCAGATCCTGCCGCTCGGCTTCGAGAGCATCCAGCCCTTCTTCTGGCAGACGCTTGGCGGCAAGGATTTGCCGCGGCTGGCCGGGCAGATCCGCGAGGCGATCGGCGACGCCGATGTCAGCGTGTCCACGCTCGGCGTGTTCGGCAATCCGCTGGAGAGCGGGGAGGTCGATCGCGGCGTGCTCGAGGCGTGGGAAACGGTGATCGACAACGCGCATCTGTTCGGCGCTTCGACGGTCAGCGGCTTCACCGGGCGCATTCGGGGCAAGAAGCTGACCGACAGCCTGCCGCGCTTCCGCGAGGTGTGGGGGCCGCTTGCAAAACGTGCCGCCGACAAGGGCGTGCGCATCGCTTTCGAGAACTGCGCCATGGACGGCAACTGGGCCGCCGGTGACTGGAACATCGCCCACAATCCGGATGCCTGGGAGCTGATGTTCAACGAATTGCCTGACGACAATCTCGGGCTGGAATGGGAACCCTGCCACCAGCTTGTGTACCTGATCGATCCGATACCGCAGATCCGCAAATGGGCGCCACGCATCTTCCATGTCCACGGCAAGGACGCGACGGTGCGCTGGGACGTCATCCGCGAGCATGGCGTGTTCGGCCGGCTGCCCTTCGTGCAGATGCGCACGCCAGGCTTCGGCGACAGCGACTGGACGCGCGTGATCAGCGAATTGCGGCTCGCCGGATACAAGGGCGCCATCGACATCGAGGGCTGGCACGACCCGGTCTATCGCGGCGACCTGGAGATCACCGGGCAGGCGCGGGCGCTGGAGTATTTAAAGCAATGCCGGGGAGGGCCCAGCTACCTGCCGAACCCGATGTGA